Proteins co-encoded in one Diprion similis isolate iyDipSimi1 chromosome 13, iyDipSimi1.1, whole genome shotgun sequence genomic window:
- the LOC124413815 gene encoding uncharacterized protein LOC124413815, which yields MRIFTCVVDSLRDLEERCEDAVFKVCDARERYSKKCAEGLDNYLCLKTRLVMKSIVLESIPLDLNFEIPSQMAVQVRRNYEQDQLVHCSWNDRAQQLQHMMDKIHDLKIALKQVEDNRNFELRHRTR from the exons ATGAgaatttttacatgtgttgTAGACAGCCTACGAGATTTGGAAGAAAGATGCGAAGACGCAGTTTTCAAAGTGTGCGATGCTAGAGAAcgttattcaaaaaaatgtgcCGAGGGACTCGATAACTATCTATGTTTGAAAACCAGGCTGGTG atgaaATCCATTGTCCTTGAATCAATACCACTGgatctaaattttgaaattccctCACAAATGGCTGTACAAGTACGAAGAAATTATGAACAAGATCAGCTAGTTCATTGCAGCTGGAATGACCGTGCTCAACAGTTACAGCATATGATGGATAAAATACacgatttaaaaattgcaCTTAAACAAGTTGAGgataatagaaattttgaaCTACGCCATCGTACTAGATAA